A stretch of the Arvicola amphibius chromosome 8, mArvAmp1.2, whole genome shotgun sequence genome encodes the following:
- the Apoc1 gene encoding apolipoprotein C-I isoform X1: protein MRLFISLPVLIVVLAMALEGPAPAQATPDLSSTFENLPDKLKEFGNTLEDKARAAIEHIKQKEFLTKTRLGSFTAGTWISETFGKMKEKIKTTFA, encoded by the exons ATGAGGCTCTTCATCTCACTTCCTGTCCTGATTGTGGTACTGGCCATGGCTTTGGAAG GCCCAGCCCCCGCCCAGGCGACCCCTGACTTATCCAGCACATTTGAGAACTTACCGGATAAGCTGAAGGAGTTTGGGAACACTTTGGAAGATAAGGCCCGGGCAGCCATTGAACACATCAAACAGAAGGAATTTCTGACCAAGACCCGGTTAGGCTCTTTCACGGCAGG GACCTGGATTTCAGAGACATTCGGCAAAATGAAGGAGAAGATCAAAACCACGTTTGCCTGA
- the Apoc1 gene encoding apolipoprotein C-I isoform X2 yields the protein MRLFISLPVLIVVLAMALEGPAPAQATPDLSSTFENLPDKLKEFGNTLEDKARAAIEHIKQKEFLTKTRTWISETFGKMKEKIKTTFA from the exons ATGAGGCTCTTCATCTCACTTCCTGTCCTGATTGTGGTACTGGCCATGGCTTTGGAAG GCCCAGCCCCCGCCCAGGCGACCCCTGACTTATCCAGCACATTTGAGAACTTACCGGATAAGCTGAAGGAGTTTGGGAACACTTTGGAAGATAAGGCCCGGGCAGCCATTGAACACATCAAACAGAAGGAATTTCTGACCAAGACCCG GACCTGGATTTCAGAGACATTCGGCAAAATGAAGGAGAAGATCAAAACCACGTTTGCCTGA